The Oscillospiraceae bacterium genome contains a region encoding:
- a CDS encoding DNA-binding response regulator translates to MANILVVDDEADLRQLVKTALERDGHRVAVLASGGEVDENRCAWADCILLDVMMPGEDGFATCARVRELADCPIVFLTAKVGEEDVVRGLALGGDDYLLKPFRLAELRARVNAHLRRQGRAPARRLVRGAFQFDLAGRALYAGGQALPLTRGEYSLCELLAVRPGQVFSREQLYEAAFGYESEADPAAVTEHIKNIRAKLRPFGQPVETVWGVGYKWKSEG, encoded by the coding sequence GTGGCGAATATTCTGGTGGTGGACGACGAGGCGGACCTGCGGCAGCTGGTAAAAACTGCGCTGGAACGGGACGGCCACCGGGTCGCGGTGTTGGCTTCGGGCGGCGAGGTGGATGAAAACCGGTGCGCCTGGGCTGACTGCATTTTGTTGGATGTGATGATGCCAGGGGAAGATGGGTTTGCCACCTGCGCCCGGGTGCGGGAGCTGGCAGACTGCCCGATCGTGTTCCTCACCGCAAAAGTGGGGGAGGAGGACGTGGTGCGCGGCCTGGCCCTGGGGGGCGACGATTACCTGCTGAAGCCTTTCCGGCTGGCGGAGCTGCGGGCACGGGTAAACGCGCACCTGCGGCGGCAGGGGCGCGCGCCGGCCCGCCGGCTGGTGCGGGGAGCCTTTCAATTCGACCTGGCGGGGCGGGCGCTGTACGCGGGCGGCCAGGCACTGCCGCTGACGCGGGGGGAGTATTCTTTGTGCGAGCTGTTGGCGGTGCGGCCCGGCCAGGTGTTCAGCCGGGAGCAGCTGTACGAGGCGGCGTTTGGCTATGAGAGCGAGGCCGACCCCGCCGCCGTGACCGAGCATATTAAAAATATCCGGGCAAAACTGCGGCCCTTTGGGCAGCCTGTGGAAACGGTGTGGGGAGTAGGGTATAAATGGAAAAGCGAAGGGTGA
- a CDS encoding two-component sensor histidine kinase → MEKRRVKKPRGLKWLLASYFLQTAVDCVVLLLVWWMGMGFFIRFLVYPANAAQQAARASSQAILENGAFLPELVDPLCRYIVFGLGGEVLQTDMSAGEQEQAQSNYRGDSMQNGFFYPKFYAHSRLENGQTVLLQYDFRQQYRSPALRGLPDFQTCYLLALALVGLFTVFLHTWLFARRLEKAIRKLAQAGGAIAAGELEQGDFSSTGVKELDGAMAAMDTLRKSLAASLKEQWALRRQRQAQVAALAHDLKTPLAVISGNTELLLEEPAGQDGGRKELETILRSARRANDYLAQLVGTAAGAVEEKPRPVELLPLLEELEGTAKALCAQKGVRFCLDRRQEGRIVAGEAGLRRALTNLLDNAARYAPQGGLVELTARLEQGGVTFEVRDNGPGFSAEALRRAGELFYTQDGARGGGHFGFGLAFAAEFARGQGGALRLENGPQVGARVSLWLPLPQPGPAG, encoded by the coding sequence ATGGAAAAGCGAAGGGTGAAAAAGCCCCGCGGCCTGAAATGGCTGCTGGCCAGCTATTTTTTGCAGACGGCGGTGGATTGTGTGGTTCTGCTGCTGGTGTGGTGGATGGGAATGGGCTTTTTTATCCGCTTTTTGGTCTACCCGGCGAATGCCGCACAGCAGGCGGCGCGGGCGTCGAGCCAGGCTATTTTGGAAAACGGGGCGTTTTTGCCGGAGCTTGTGGACCCACTGTGCCGCTACATCGTGTTCGGGCTTGGGGGTGAGGTTCTGCAGACCGACATGAGCGCGGGGGAACAGGAACAGGCGCAGAGCAATTATCGCGGCGATTCCATGCAAAACGGCTTTTTTTACCCCAAGTTCTATGCCCACAGCCGGCTGGAAAACGGGCAGACGGTGCTGCTGCAATACGATTTCCGGCAGCAATACCGCAGCCCAGCCCTGCGCGGCCTGCCGGATTTTCAGACTTGTTACCTGCTGGCGCTGGCGCTGGTGGGGCTGTTCACGGTGTTTTTGCACACCTGGCTGTTTGCGCGGCGGCTGGAAAAAGCCATTCGCAAGCTGGCCCAGGCTGGCGGCGCCATTGCCGCGGGGGAGCTGGAACAGGGGGATTTTTCCTCCACCGGCGTAAAAGAGCTGGACGGAGCGATGGCGGCCATGGATACCCTGCGCAAAAGCCTTGCCGCCAGCTTAAAGGAGCAGTGGGCGCTGCGCCGGCAGCGGCAGGCGCAGGTGGCGGCCCTGGCGCATGATCTGAAGACCCCGCTGGCGGTGATCAGCGGCAACACGGAGCTTTTGCTGGAGGAGCCCGCAGGCCAGGACGGCGGGCGCAAAGAGCTGGAAACGATCCTGCGCAGCGCGCGGCGGGCAAACGACTACCTTGCCCAGTTGGTGGGAACGGCCGCGGGCGCGGTGGAGGAAAAGCCCCGCCCGGTGGAGCTTTTGCCGCTGCTGGAGGAACTGGAGGGGACGGCAAAGGCGCTGTGCGCCCAAAAGGGCGTGCGGTTTTGCCTGGACCGGCGGCAGGAGGGGCGGATTGTGGCCGGGGAGGCAGGCCTGCGGCGGGCGCTGACAAACCTTTTGGACAACGCCGCCCGCTATGCGCCCCAGGGCGGGCTGGTGGAGCTGACCGCGCGGCTGGAACAGGGCGGCGTGACCTTTGAAGTGAGGGATAACGGCCCGGGCTTTTCGGCCGAAGCGCTGCGGCGGGCGGGAGAACTGTTCTATACCCAGGATGGGGCCCGCGGCGGCGGCCATTTTGGATTTGGGCTCGCCTTTGCGGCCGAGTTTGCCCGGGGGCAGGGGGGGGCCCTGAGGCTGGAAAACGGGCCCCAGGTCGGCGCCCGGGTGAGCCTGTGGCTTCCGCTGCCGCAGCCCGGCCCGGCGGGATGA
- a CDS encoding ABC transporter substrate-binding protein, which yields MKKFLCIALVFAMLALAGCGAAPGAGSTFGPASGGGAEKNSVVVAMNTESEPEAGFDPAYGWGAGEHVHEPLIQSTLTVTNADLSIGFDLATGMEASEDGLTWTVTIRDDVRFTDGERLTAADVAFTYNTVKAESSVNDFTMLESAEAVNDTTVAFHMARPYSIWPYTMAIVGIVPEHAYGPDYGQNPIGSGRYVLKQWDKGQQVIFEANPDYYGQPVQMEKVVVLFMSEDAAFAAAKAGQVDVAYTAPAYADQTVAGYGLMAVKTVDNRGINLPAAAFDGTAGNDFTADVRVRQAINCGIDRQEMIGNVLGGYGTPAYSVCDQMPWYSPANEVAYDPQKAAALLDEAGWELDAAGTRQKDGVKAELTVMYPMGDSTRQALAADLANQLGELGIAAKAEGVDWDTAYARALAEPLVWGWGAHTPMELYNIYHTAPGADTAEYSPYASAQVDELMDAALAGGDLEESYALWQQAQSEVLAQEVPWVWLVNIDHLYWVRGGLAVAQQKLHPHGHGWSIVNNVDQWSWTA from the coding sequence ATGAAAAAGTTTCTTTGCATTGCTTTGGTTTTCGCAATGCTGGCGTTGGCCGGCTGCGGGGCGGCGCCCGGGGCGGGCAGCACTTTCGGCCCGGCATCTGGCGGCGGGGCCGAAAAGAACAGCGTGGTGGTGGCCATGAACACCGAGAGCGAGCCGGAGGCGGGGTTTGACCCGGCTTACGGGTGGGGCGCCGGCGAGCACGTGCACGAGCCGCTCATTCAAAGCACCCTCACGGTCACGAACGCCGACCTTTCGATCGGGTTTGACCTGGCAACAGGCATGGAAGCAAGCGAGGACGGCCTGACCTGGACCGTGACCATTCGGGACGACGTGAGGTTTACCGACGGCGAGCGCCTGACCGCAGCCGACGTGGCGTTTACCTATAATACCGTGAAGGCCGAGAGCTCGGTGAATGATTTTACCATGCTGGAGAGCGCCGAGGCGGTGAACGACACCACCGTGGCGTTCCACATGGCGCGGCCCTATTCCATCTGGCCTTACACCATGGCCATTGTGGGGATCGTGCCCGAGCACGCCTATGGCCCGGATTACGGCCAGAACCCCATTGGTTCGGGCCGCTATGTGCTGAAACAGTGGGACAAAGGGCAGCAGGTGATTTTTGAGGCAAACCCGGATTATTACGGCCAGCCGGTGCAGATGGAAAAAGTGGTGGTGCTGTTTATGAGCGAGGACGCCGCTTTTGCAGCGGCCAAGGCGGGGCAGGTGGACGTGGCCTATACCGCGCCGGCGTATGCGGATCAAACGGTAGCTGGGTACGGCCTGATGGCGGTAAAAACCGTGGATAACCGGGGCATCAACCTGCCCGCCGCAGCTTTTGACGGAACTGCGGGGAATGATTTTACAGCGGACGTGCGGGTGCGCCAGGCCATCAACTGCGGGATTGACCGGCAGGAGATGATCGGGAATGTGCTGGGCGGTTACGGCACGCCTGCGTACAGCGTGTGCGACCAGATGCCCTGGTACTCGCCGGCAAACGAAGTGGCCTATGACCCCCAAAAGGCGGCCGCCCTGCTGGATGAAGCGGGCTGGGAGCTGGATGCAGCTGGGACGCGCCAAAAAGACGGCGTGAAAGCGGAGCTGACCGTGATGTACCCCATGGGGGATTCCACACGGCAGGCGCTGGCGGCGGACCTGGCAAACCAGCTCGGGGAGCTGGGCATTGCCGCGAAAGCGGAGGGCGTGGACTGGGATACCGCCTATGCCCGCGCGCTGGCCGAGCCCCTGGTGTGGGGCTGGGGGGCGCACACCCCCATGGAGCTTTACAACATCTACCACACTGCGCCGGGCGCGGATACCGCGGAGTATTCCCCCTATGCCAGCGCGCAGGTGGACGAGCTGATGGACGCCGCTCTTGCCGGCGGTGATCTGGAAGAGAGCTATGCGCTGTGGCAGCAGGCCCAGAGCGAGGTGCTGGCCCAGGAGGTGCCCTGGGTGTGGCTGGTGAACATCGACCATCTATACTGGGTGCGCGGCGGCCTGGCGGTGGCGCAGCAAAAACTGCACCCCCACGGCCACGGCTGGTCGATCGTGAACAATGTGGACCAGTGGAGCTGGACGGCCTGA
- a CDS encoding ABC transporter permease: protein MAKRGMKSAGKNFIKMLLLMGCAALAAFWLLTLSPIDPLQQNVGQAALGSMSPEQIAKLEAYWGADTPPLERFFAWAKGMLQGDFGTSLLYRRPVLEVIGSKLAGSVWLLVLAWVFSGLLGFCMGVLAGAFQGRWPDKLIKGWSMLIASTPAFWLALLLLMVFGVWLGWLPIGLSVPIGMESAAVTLADRLRHAVLPALALSLTGTASVTLHTREKLVEVLASDHALFAAARGESRAGIVLRHGLRGVALPAVTLQFASLGEVLGSSVLVEQVFSYPGLGQATVAAGLGGDLPLLLGITVISAAVVFLANFIADLLYGLIDPRIRKGAQP from the coding sequence GTGGCAAAGCGCGGGATGAAAAGCGCGGGAAAAAATTTTATTAAAATGCTTTTGCTCATGGGCTGCGCGGCGCTGGCGGCGTTTTGGCTGCTCACCCTTTCGCCCATTGACCCGCTGCAGCAAAATGTGGGGCAGGCGGCCCTGGGCAGCATGAGCCCGGAACAGATCGCAAAGCTGGAGGCCTATTGGGGCGCTGATACCCCGCCTTTGGAGCGCTTTTTTGCCTGGGCAAAGGGAATGCTGCAGGGGGACTTTGGAACCTCGCTTTTATACCGCCGGCCAGTGCTGGAGGTGATCGGCTCAAAGCTTGCCGGCTCGGTGTGGCTGCTGGTGCTGGCGTGGGTGTTCTCAGGCCTTTTGGGGTTTTGCATGGGCGTGCTGGCGGGGGCGTTCCAGGGCCGCTGGCCGGATAAGCTGATCAAGGGCTGGTCCATGCTGATTGCCAGCACGCCTGCTTTTTGGCTGGCGCTGCTGCTGCTTATGGTATTTGGGGTGTGGCTGGGCTGGCTGCCCATTGGCCTGAGCGTGCCCATTGGCATGGAGAGTGCAGCCGTGACCCTGGCCGACCGGCTGCGCCACGCGGTGCTGCCGGCGCTGGCGCTCAGCCTGACCGGCACGGCCTCGGTCACGCTGCACACCCGGGAAAAGCTGGTGGAGGTGCTGGCCAGCGACCACGCGCTGTTTGCCGCCGCCCGCGGGGAGAGCAGGGCGGGCATTGTGCTGCGGCACGGGCTTCGGGGCGTGGCGCTGCCGGCCGTGACCCTGCAGTTTGCCTCGCTGGGCGAGGTGCTGGGCAGCTCGGTGCTGGTGGAGCAGGTGTTCAGCTACCCGGGCCTTGGGCAGGCCACGGTGGCCGCGGGCTTGGGCGGGGATCTGCCCCTGCTGCTGGGGATCACGGTGATCTCGGCGGCGGTGGTATTCCTTGCAAACTTTATCGCCGATCTTTTGTATGGCCTGATCGACCCCCGCATCCGAAAGGGGGCGCAGCCATGA
- a CDS encoding peptide ABC transporter permease, whose translation MKLLERLREPRPAAACKLILAVGLLAAVTLWGLFCGDAAVQADFSRKNLAPGPACLFGTDWLGRDMLARTAAGLSLSIRIGVVTACVSGALALVLGAAAALLGRWADGFVTWLIDLFMGVPHILLLVLISCALGRGFWGVCVGIVFTHWMSLARLLRAEVLQLKTSGYVLAARKLGQGPVGIALRHILPGVLPQFFTGLVLLFPHAILHEASVTFLGFGLSSEQPAIGVILSESMQYLATGRWWLAVLPGAALVGAVLLFDLAGRSLKQLWAVTVPAEG comes from the coding sequence ATGAAACTGCTTGAGCGCCTGCGTGAGCCGCGGCCCGCCGCAGCCTGCAAGCTGATATTGGCTGTGGGGCTGCTTGCGGCTGTGACCCTGTGGGGCCTTTTTTGCGGCGACGCAGCGGTACAGGCGGATTTCAGCCGCAAGAACCTGGCCCCCGGCCCGGCCTGCCTGTTTGGGACCGACTGGCTGGGGCGGGACATGCTGGCCCGCACCGCGGCGGGCCTTTCGCTGAGCATCCGCATCGGGGTGGTGACCGCCTGCGTGAGCGGGGCGCTGGCCCTGGTGCTGGGGGCGGCCGCGGCCTTGCTGGGCCGCTGGGCCGACGGCTTTGTGACCTGGCTGATCGATCTGTTTATGGGGGTGCCGCACATTTTGCTGCTGGTGCTGATTTCCTGTGCGCTGGGGCGGGGGTTCTGGGGGGTGTGCGTGGGGATCGTGTTCACCCACTGGATGAGCCTGGCCCGGCTTTTGCGCGCCGAGGTGCTGCAGCTGAAAACGAGCGGCTATGTGCTGGCGGCCCGCAAGCTGGGGCAGGGGCCGGTGGGCATTGCGCTGCGGCATATCCTGCCGGGGGTGCTGCCGCAATTTTTTACCGGCCTGGTGCTGCTTTTTCCCCATGCGATCCTTCACGAGGCCAGCGTGACCTTTTTGGGGTTCGGCCTTTCCAGCGAGCAGCCGGCCATTGGGGTGATCCTGTCTGAGAGCATGCAGTATCTTGCCACTGGCCGCTGGTGGCTGGCAGTGCTGCCGGGGGCTGCGCTGGTGGGAGCGGTGCTTTTGTTTGATCTGGCCGGGCGGAGCCTGAAGCAGCTCTGGGCCGTGACCGTGCCGGCAGAGGGGTGA
- a CDS encoding adenine nucleotide alpha hydrolase codes for MKLQKFFEEHPAAAIAFSGGADSAYLLAEALRAGCRVRPYFVKGPFQPAFELEDARRLCAQLGAELTVLAADPLADPEVVANGPRRCYYCKKAIFGALLAAARADGFAELWDGTNASDDAQDRPGMKALEELQVLSPLRLCGVPKTQVRARSRELGLFTWEKPAYACLATRIPTGTAITAGALERVEAAEGALFALGFTDFRVRVLGELARLQLPAAQLAAAAEKHGAITRALNPWFSGVLLDLTPRREE; via the coding sequence ATGAAGCTGCAGAAATTTTTTGAAGAACACCCGGCCGCGGCCATCGCTTTTTCGGGCGGGGCCGATTCGGCTTATCTTTTGGCCGAGGCGCTGCGGGCGGGGTGCAGGGTGCGGCCCTATTTTGTAAAGGGGCCGTTCCAGCCCGCCTTTGAGCTGGAGGACGCCCGGCGGCTGTGCGCCCAGCTGGGGGCGGAGCTGACCGTGCTGGCCGCGGATCCGCTGGCGGACCCAGAGGTTGTTGCCAACGGCCCGCGCCGGTGCTATTATTGTAAAAAAGCGATCTTTGGAGCACTGCTGGCCGCTGCGCGGGCCGACGGCTTTGCCGAGCTGTGGGACGGCACCAACGCCTCGGACGACGCGCAGGACCGCCCCGGGATGAAGGCGCTGGAGGAATTGCAGGTGCTCAGCCCCCTGCGCCTGTGCGGCGTGCCAAAAACCCAGGTGCGCGCCCGTTCCAGGGAGTTGGGGCTGTTCACCTGGGAAAAGCCTGCCTATGCCTGCCTTGCCACCCGCATCCCCACAGGCACGGCCATTACCGCCGGGGCGCTGGAGCGCGTGGAGGCTGCGGAGGGCGCGCTGTTTGCGCTGGGATTTACAGATTTCCGGGTGCGGGTGCTGGGGGAGCTGGCCCGGCTGCAACTGCCCGCCGCCCAGCTTGCGGCTGCAGCGGAAAAGCACGGGGCGATCACCCGGGCGCTGAACCCCTGGTTCAGCGGGGTGCTGCTGGATCTTACGCCCCGCAGGGAGGAGTAA
- a CDS encoding 1-(5-phosphoribosyl)-5-amino-4-imidazole-carboxyl ate carboxylase, with product MEKQEMLALLQQVKQGELSPEDAVLRMKLEPFQDLGYAMVDHHRALRQGAQEVIYGAGKTPEQICGILEAMEARQATDILVTRLSEEAAAIVGAAHEMDYDPLCRLGVVKPTGRITAPGTIAVVSGGTSDMPVCEEAARTAEAMGNRVVRVYDVGVAGLHRLLAKLDILMQARVVIAVAGMEGALASVVGGLVDCPVIAVPTSVGYGANFNGLSALLSMLNSCASGVSVVNIDNGFGAGYLASMINHMGASEA from the coding sequence ATGGAAAAACAGGAAATGCTGGCGCTGCTGCAGCAGGTAAAGCAGGGGGAGCTCTCGCCCGAAGACGCGGTGCTTCGCATGAAGCTTGAGCCCTTTCAGGACCTGGGATACGCCATGGTGGACCACCACCGCGCCCTGCGCCAGGGCGCGCAGGAGGTGATTTACGGGGCGGGCAAAACGCCGGAACAGATCTGCGGGATTCTGGAGGCCATGGAAGCGCGGCAGGCCACGGACATTTTGGTGACCCGCCTTTCAGAAGAGGCGGCTGCGATCGTAGGCGCCGCCCACGAGATGGACTACGACCCCCTGTGCCGCCTGGGCGTTGTAAAGCCCACCGGGCGCATCACCGCGCCGGGCACAATTGCCGTGGTGTCGGGCGGGACCAGCGACATGCCGGTGTGCGAGGAGGCGGCCCGCACCGCCGAGGCCATGGGAAACCGTGTGGTGCGGGTGTACGACGTGGGGGTGGCCGGGCTGCACCGGCTGCTGGCGAAACTGGATATTTTGATGCAGGCCCGGGTGGTGATCGCCGTGGCGGGCATGGAGGGCGCGCTTGCCAGCGTGGTGGGCGGCCTGGTGGACTGCCCGGTGATCGCCGTGCCCACCAGCGTGGGCTATGGGGCCAACTTTAACGGCTTGTCGGCGCTTTTGTCCATGCTGAATTCCTGCGCCAGCGGGGTGAGCGTGGTGAACATCGACAACGGGTTTGGGGCTGGGTATCTGGCCAGCATGATCAACCATATGGGGGCAAGTGAAGCGTGA
- a CDS encoding spermidine/putrescine ABC transporter ATP-binding protein — translation MNEIVSLKNIVVDFDGEPVLTGLSLDIHDKEFVTFLGPSGCGKTTTLRVIGGFVQPKSGNVFFNGQDITHLPPYKRQVNTVFQKYALFPHLNVFENVAFGLRLQKKLDEKEIRLRVQEMLEVVGLKGYERRDTSNLSGGQQQRVAIARGLINHPKVLLLDEPLGALDLKLRKEMQLELKRLQQAMDITFIYVTHDQEEALTMSDTVVVMHDGDIQQIGSPIDIYNEPINAFVASFIGESNIIDGIMLRDFMVEFAGNEFTCVDKGFGHNELVQVVVRPEDIQVVPAIQGQLTGVVKEVIFKGVHYEMHVEQAGYEWIIHSTQASEPGELIGMCIGPDEIHIMQRAEA, via the coding sequence ATGAATGAGATCGTATCGCTGAAAAACATTGTGGTCGACTTTGACGGGGAACCGGTGCTCACCGGCCTCTCGCTGGACATCCACGACAAGGAGTTCGTCACCTTTCTGGGCCCTTCGGGCTGCGGCAAGACGACGACGCTTCGGGTCATTGGTGGGTTTGTGCAGCCTAAGTCGGGCAATGTTTTTTTTAATGGGCAGGACATCACCCATCTGCCGCCGTATAAGCGGCAGGTGAACACGGTGTTCCAGAAGTATGCGCTGTTCCCGCACCTGAATGTGTTCGAGAACGTGGCCTTTGGCCTGCGCCTGCAAAAAAAACTGGACGAAAAAGAGATCCGCCTGCGGGTGCAGGAAATGCTGGAAGTAGTGGGCCTGAAAGGCTATGAGCGGCGGGATACCTCCAACCTGTCCGGCGGCCAGCAGCAGCGTGTGGCGATTGCCAGGGGCCTGATCAACCACCCCAAGGTCCTTTTGCTGGACGAGCCTTTGGGGGCGCTTGATTTAAAGCTGCGCAAGGAAATGCAGCTGGAGCTCAAGCGCTTGCAGCAGGCGATGGATATCACCTTTATTTATGTGACCCACGACCAGGAAGAGGCGCTCACCATGTCCGACACGGTGGTGGTCATGCACGACGGCGACATCCAGCAGATCGGCAGCCCCATTGATATTTACAATGAGCCCATCAACGCTTTCGTCGCCTCCTTCATCGGCGAGAGCAACATCATTGACGGGATCATGCTGCGCGACTTTATGGTGGAGTTCGCGGGCAACGAGTTTACCTGTGTGGATAAGGGCTTTGGCCACAACGAGCTGGTGCAGGTTGTGGTGCGCCCCGAGGATATTCAGGTAGTGCCGGCCATTCAAGGCCAGCTCACCGGCGTGGTAAAGGAGGTCATTTTCAAGGGCGTGCACTACGAGATGCATGTGGAGCAGGCCGGCTATGAGTGGATTATCCATTCCACCCAGGCCAGCGAACCGGGCGAGCTGATCGGCATGTGCATCGGCCCGGACGAGATCCACATCATGCAGCGGGCGGAGGCATGA
- the potB gene encoding spermidine/putrescine ABC transporter permease, whose translation MIKNKKLAAPYLVWMVLFIAAPLAIVVYFAMTDKAGNFTLENLMSIGRYSSVFARSLILAAVATLICLVLSFPVGYFLSRMRVSKQKIMLMLVMLPMWMNFLLRTYAWMSLLENNGIINRFLGVFGIGPFQMINTSGAVVLGMVYNFLPYMILPLYTVMVKIDDSVVEAAQDLGAGTLKTLTKVLIPLSAPGISTGITMVFVPSVSTFIISRMLGGGGTLLAGDLIELQFLGNSYNYNLGSAMSLVLMVIVLLCMSFTSGFDDQDMEGVL comes from the coding sequence ATGATCAAAAATAAAAAACTTGCGGCGCCCTACCTTGTGTGGATGGTGCTGTTCATTGCCGCCCCTCTGGCCATTGTGGTCTACTTTGCCATGACTGACAAGGCCGGCAACTTTACACTTGAAAATTTGATGAGCATCGGGCGGTACAGCTCGGTGTTTGCGCGCAGCCTGATCCTGGCGGCGGTTGCCACACTGATCTGCCTGGTGCTGAGTTTCCCGGTGGGGTATTTCCTTTCCCGCATGCGGGTTTCCAAGCAGAAGATCATGCTCATGCTGGTGATGCTGCCCATGTGGATGAACTTTTTGCTGCGCACCTATGCCTGGATGAGCCTTTTGGAAAACAACGGTATCATCAACCGCTTTTTGGGCGTGTTCGGCATCGGGCCGTTCCAGATGATCAATACCAGTGGCGCGGTGGTGCTGGGCATGGTGTACAACTTTTTGCCCTATATGATCCTGCCGCTTTACACCGTGATGGTGAAGATAGACGACAGCGTGGTGGAGGCCGCGCAGGACCTGGGGGCCGGCACCCTGAAAACACTCACGAAGGTGCTGATCCCGCTCTCGGCGCCCGGCATCAGCACCGGCATTACCATGGTGTTTGTGCCCAGTGTTTCCACCTTTATCATCAGCCGCATGCTGGGCGGCGGCGGCACGCTGCTGGCCGGCGATCTGATTGAGCTGCAGTTTTTGGGCAACAGCTACAACTACAACCTGGGCAGCGCCATGAGCCTGGTGTTGATGGTGATCGTGCTGCTGTGCATGAGCTTTACCAGCGGTTTTGACGATCAGGATATGGAGGGGGTGCTGTAA
- the potC gene encoding spermidine/putrescine ABC transporter permease: MKSHHSKALQKVYLCLIFSFMYVPIAVMIVFSFNESKSRTLFTGFTFKWYKSLLHNEMILDALALSLVVAFVAATIATVVGTMAAIGISAMNKKAQSAINTVSYMPVVNPEIITGVSMMLLFVVYVNFAKWLNSSPQVPGFLKFLPENVFGVGTLLIAHVSFCLPYVIFNVAPKLRQMDVRIYEAALDLGCNPKQAFFKVVLPEMMPAILSAFLISITYSIDDFIISYFTCGTLQTLPIAIYSMTRKKVSPEINALSTIMFVVILGIILITNYLDSRSYKKARGRR, from the coding sequence ATGAAAAGCCATCACTCCAAGGCCCTGCAAAAGGTCTATTTATGCCTGATCTTCTCGTTTATGTATGTTCCGATCGCCGTAATGATCGTGTTCAGCTTTAACGAGAGCAAAAGCCGCACCCTGTTTACGGGCTTCACTTTTAAGTGGTACAAGAGCCTTTTGCACAACGAGATGATCCTGGATGCGCTGGCGCTCAGCCTGGTGGTGGCCTTTGTGGCGGCCACCATTGCCACGGTGGTGGGCACCATGGCGGCCATCGGCATCAGCGCCATGAACAAAAAGGCCCAGAGCGCCATCAACACGGTCAGCTATATGCCGGTGGTAAACCCCGAGATCATTACCGGCGTGTCCATGATGCTGCTGTTCGTGGTGTATGTGAACTTTGCCAAATGGCTTAATTCTTCGCCTCAGGTGCCGGGTTTTCTTAAGTTTCTGCCCGAAAACGTGTTCGGCGTGGGCACGCTGCTGATCGCGCATGTGTCGTTCTGCCTGCCCTACGTCATCTTTAACGTGGCGCCCAAGCTGCGCCAGATGGACGTGCGCATCTACGAGGCGGCGCTGGACCTGGGCTGCAACCCCAAGCAGGCGTTTTTCAAGGTGGTGCTGCCGGAGATGATGCCGGCGATCCTGTCGGCATTTTTGATCAGCATCACCTATTCCATCGACGATTTTATCATCTCCTACTTCACCTGCGGCACGCTGCAAACGCTGCCCATCGCCATTTACAGCATGACCCGCAAAAAGGTGAGCCCGGAGATCAACGCCCTGTCCACCATTATGTTCGTGGTGATTCTGGGCATCATTCTGATCACCAACTATCTCGACAGCCGCAGCTACAAAAAAGCGCGCGGCCGCCGCTGA